In a single window of the Atlantibacter hermannii genome:
- the gcvP_1 gene encoding glycine cleavage system P protein, with the protein MAHECILDIRPLKEQTGISELDIAKRLIDFGFHAPTMSFPVAGTLMVEPTESESKLELDRFIDAMLSIREEIDRVASGEWSLDDNPLVNAPHTQTELAGDWAHPYSRELAVFPAGHANKYWPTVKRLDDVYGDRNLFCSCVPMSEYQ; encoded by the coding sequence GTGGCGCACGAGTGCATTCTCGATATTCGTCCGCTAAAAGAGCAGACCGGGATTAGCGAGCTGGATATCGCCAAGCGCCTGATCGACTTTGGCTTCCATGCCCCAACCATGTCTTTCCCGGTTGCCGGAACCCTGATGGTTGAGCCGACCGAATCGGAAAGCAAACTGGAGCTGGACCGCTTTATCGACGCCATGTTAAGCATCCGCGAAGAGATCGATCGCGTCGCCAGTGGCGAGTGGTCGCTGGACGATAACCCGCTGGTTAACGCGCCGCACACCCAGACTGAACTGGCAGGCGACTGGGCTCATCCGTACAGCCGCGAGCTGGCGGTCTTCCCGGCAGGCCATGCGAATAAATACTGGCCGACGGTCAAACGTCTGGACGATGTGTATGGCGACCGTAACCTGTTCTGCTCCTGCGTACCGATGAGCGAATATCAGTAA